In the genome of Dermacentor silvarum isolate Dsil-2018 chromosome 1, BIME_Dsil_1.4, whole genome shotgun sequence, one region contains:
- the LOC125942343 gene encoding serine/threonine-protein kinase haspin-like: protein MKQQNSGDWEAYRPHTNVLWLHYLLTKLLKKLPKTKQVADVVEPSTSRGRLAAWEDVILSFSSAEEFVAQQVIPHLERDAEVPR from the coding sequence TGGTGACTGGGAAGCCTATCGCCCGCACACCAACGTGCTGTGGCTTCACTACTTGCTGACGAAGTTGTTGAAGAAGCTCCCCAAGACAAAACAAGTCGCGGATGTCGTTGAGCCGTCCACTTCTCGCGGCCGACTAGCCGCCTGGGAGGACGTGATCCTGTCGTTCTCGTCGGCCGAAGAGTTCGTGGCACAACAGGTCATCCCCCACCTCGAACGCGACGCCGAGGTACCGCGCTGA